AGAAACGCCGCGCCGCCCAAGAGGCGCTGATCAAAATGCAAGTCGAGAACGGCGTTGATCCCGAAGCCGAAATCGCAGCCATTCGCGGTCAGATCACCACGTATGAAGGACTGTTGATCGAGAAAGAACTCGAGTTGGCCGCTTTGCTTGACAATGCCCGCCCGAACCGCGCCAAGGTCGACGGCACGCGTGGCGATGTCCGTCGCTTGCAAGAGCAACTGGCGAAACTCAAGGACAAGATGAGCTCTGCCACGGAAGGCGATAATTCACTGGCTCAGCAGGCTGTCACCATGCAACTGGCAGCAGCCGACCTTGCCGCAGCGGATATGGTCCTGCAAGCAACCCAGACAGCGGTAGACCAAGCCCGCACCGAAGCCGGCCGTCAGGTCCGTTATCTGACAGTTGCGGTGGAACCGGTCGCCCCGCAGGAACCCACCTATCCGCGCAAGTTTGAGAACACCATCTTGGCTTTCCTGATATTTGCGGGCATTTACCTCATGTTGTCTTTGACAGCCTCGATCCTCAGAGAACAGGTAACTTCATGACCCAAGTCACAGTTGGTGACGTCATCATCGGCAACAACCGCCCCCTGACAATTATCGGCGGTCCTTGCCAGTTGGAAAGCGAAGACCACGCGCAGATGATCGCAGGCACCTTGAAAGAGGCTTGCGACGCTGCTGGTGCGCAATACGTCTTCAAGGCGAGCTACGACAAGGCGAACCGCACATCGCTATCAGGCAAGCGCGGCCTTGGCATCGACGAAGGCCTGCGTGTGCTGCAATCGGTGGCCCAGGCGAATGGCGTGCCGGTCCTCACGGATGTGCACACCGAAGCCCAATGCGCCATCGCTGCCGAAGCTGTCGATATCCTGCAAATCCCCGCCTTCCTGTGCCGACAGACAGATATGCTGCTGGCCGCAGGCAATACCGGCAAAGCCGTGAACGTCAAAAAGGGCCAATGGCTGGCACCTTGGGAAATGGGCAATATTGTCGAAAAAATCGAAAGCACCGGCAACAAGAATATCCTGCTGACCGAACGTGGCACTTCGTTCGGTTACAACACGCTCGTGGCGGACATGCGCTCCCTGCCCCAGATGGCGCAAACCGGTTATCCGGTCGTGATGGACGCGACACATTCCGTCGCGCAACCGGGCGGCCTTGGTGGCTCTTCTGGCGGGCAGCGCGAATTTGCCCCCGTGATGGCCCGCGCCGCAGCGGCAATCGGTGTCGGTGCGATCTTTCTGGAGACCCATGAGGACCCCGATAACGCACCCAGCGACGGCCCGAATTCGATCTATCTTGACCAGATGCCCAACCTTATCGCCACCTTGATGAAGTTTGACGCATTGGCCAAAAAACACCCGCTTACATTCTAAGTACTCTTTTCAGACGAGGCATATCCGTGACCAAACCCGCCCCAACCGTTTCCCAGAACACGTGGGAATTCCTGCGCGACGCAATGATCACGCCTACAGGTTTCCGTGAATATGACGCCCGCTGGAAATATCCCGATGATATCAACCTGCCCGGTATCACGGCGCTTGGCCTTGGCCTTGGAACCCAGATGCACCGCCGCGGCATCGAACCGGTTATCGCCGTCGGTAACGACTACCGCGACTATTCCCTGTCGATCAAGAACGCGCTGATGCTAGGTCTGATGCAGGCAGGCATCCACGTCAAAGACATTGGTCCCGCCCTGTCGCCCATGGCCTATTTCGCGCAGTTCCACCTTGATGCACCAGCGGTTGCCATGGTCACCGCCTCTCACAACCCCAACGGCTGGACCGGCGTCAAGATGGGCTTTGAACGCCCTCTGACACATGGTCCGGACGAGATGAACGAACTGCGTGACATCGTATTGAACGGTGAAGGCGAAGCGCGCGACGGCGGCAAATACGAGTTCATCCATGGCGTGCGTGAGGCCTACCTCGATGATCTGGTTGGTGACTTCAAGATGACCCGCAAGCTCAAGGTTGTCTGCGCCACAGGCAACGGCACGGCTTCGGCCTTCGCCCCCGAACTCTTCAAACGTCTCGGCGTCGAAGTGGTCGATAGCCACAACCAGCTTGATTACACTTTCCCTAACTACAACCCGAACCCCGAAGCTATGGAAATGCTGCACGACATGAGCGGCTCGGTCAAAGCGTCGGGCGCAGACTTCGCGCTTGGCTTTGACGGTGATGGCGACCGCTGCGGTGTGGTGGACGATGAAGGAGAGGAGATTTTTGCCGACAAGGTTGGTGTCATCATGGCTCGCGATCTGGCTAAAATCTATCCCGGCGCGACCTTTGTGGCTGATGTGAAATCAACCGGCCTGTATGCTTCTGATCCAGAATTGCAGAAGTACGACATCAAGGCAGATTACTGGAAGACCGGTCACAGCCATATGAAACGCCGCGTCAAAGAGATCGGCGCCTTGGCGGGCTTCGAAAAATCAGGCCACTACTTCCTCGCGGAACCGATTGGCCGTGGTTACGATTGCGGCATGCGCGTCGCGGTCGAGATCTGCAAGCTGATGGATCGCAACCCCGATATGTCTATGTCTGACCTGCGACGCGCCCTGCCCCGGACATGGGCAACGCCCACAATGTCACCCTATGCGGCTGATACTGAGAAATACGATATCCTTGAGCGCTTGGTGGAAAAACTTGTCGCCAAGCATGACGCTGGCGAGCAGATTGGCGGCCGTGCGATCAAAGAAGTGGTGACCGTAAACGGCGCACGCGTGATCCTAGATAACGGCGCTTGGGGCCTTGTGCGGGCATCGTCAAACACGCCTAATCTTGTGGTGGTATGCGAAAGCCCGACATCCGAAGAAGAGATGCGCGCAATCTTTAAAGATATCGACGATGTCATTCGCACAGAGCCCGGTGTCGGAGAGTACGATCAGACCATCTGATCGACGATCCGGCTCGATTGAGCCCTAGTCCGCCAAGGCGGCCTTGCAGAAAGCATGGATCAACCCTGCGTCTTTAACCCCCGGTGAGGATTCAACGGCGGAGGACAGGTCAACCTGCGTGGCACCCGTCACGCGGATCGCTTCACGCACGGTATCTGCGTTCAACCCACCGGCAAGCATCCAAGGCACCGGCCAACGACGGCCTGCGACCAATGACCAGTCAAAGGCCAGCCCGTTGCCCCCCGGGAGCACAGCATCTTTGGGCGGCTTCGTATCTACCAGCAACTGGTCCGCAACTTGTCCATAAATGTCGAGCGCGGCCAGATCATCTGCGCTTCCGACACCAATGGCTTTCATCACCGGCAATCCATAGCGCACCTTGATCTCTGACACGCGCTCCGGCGTCTCGCTGCCGTGAAGCTGTAGCATGTCCAGCGGAACGCTTTCAGTAATGGCATCCAGCTCTGCATCGGTGGGATTTACGACCAAAGCGACCTTACACAGGCCAACAGGCGCGACGGCGGAAAGCTCGGCTGCCTTTTCTAAGGTAACGAAACGCGGTGACTTGGGAAAAAACACCAGTCCCATGTACCGCGCACCGGCATCCGCAACGGCGGCCACGTCAACAGGACGCGTCACACCGCATATTTTTACATTGATGTGAGACGGCATGAGCGGCCTCAGCCTGCCTCGTCCAGCAGCGCCAGCACGTCATCTTTGCCCTGATGCTTCTCGCCCTTCAGGCGGGCGATCTCACGCTCCAGCCGGCGGGTTTCGCGCGCAAGACGCGCCTTTTCGGCACGCTCACCGTATTCGCGGATCCATTCCCAGATAAACCCGACAAGCAAACCTGCAACAATGCTGCCCAGAATGACCAGAAACAGGGGCAGCTGGATTTGTGGTGTGACGGCAAACCAGCCGGCAACCTCGCTTGGCAGAACCTGAAGGGTCACCAGACCACGGTTCGCCAGCGCGACAGAAAT
The Sulfitobacter noctilucicola genome window above contains:
- the kdsA gene encoding 3-deoxy-8-phosphooctulonate synthase, whose protein sequence is MTQVTVGDVIIGNNRPLTIIGGPCQLESEDHAQMIAGTLKEACDAAGAQYVFKASYDKANRTSLSGKRGLGIDEGLRVLQSVAQANGVPVLTDVHTEAQCAIAAEAVDILQIPAFLCRQTDMLLAAGNTGKAVNVKKGQWLAPWEMGNIVEKIESTGNKNILLTERGTSFGYNTLVADMRSLPQMAQTGYPVVMDATHSVAQPGGLGGSSGGQREFAPVMARAAAAIGVGAIFLETHEDPDNAPSDGPNSIYLDQMPNLIATLMKFDALAKKHPLTF
- a CDS encoding phosphomannomutase/phosphoglucomutase; amino-acid sequence: MITPTGFREYDARWKYPDDINLPGITALGLGLGTQMHRRGIEPVIAVGNDYRDYSLSIKNALMLGLMQAGIHVKDIGPALSPMAYFAQFHLDAPAVAMVTASHNPNGWTGVKMGFERPLTHGPDEMNELRDIVLNGEGEARDGGKYEFIHGVREAYLDDLVGDFKMTRKLKVVCATGNGTASAFAPELFKRLGVEVVDSHNQLDYTFPNYNPNPEAMEMLHDMSGSVKASGADFALGFDGDGDRCGVVDDEGEEIFADKVGVIMARDLAKIYPGATFVADVKSTGLYASDPELQKYDIKADYWKTGHSHMKRRVKEIGALAGFEKSGHYFLAEPIGRGYDCGMRVAVEICKLMDRNPDMSMSDLRRALPRTWATPTMSPYAADTEKYDILERLVEKLVAKHDAGEQIGGRAIKEVVTVNGARVILDNGAWGLVRASSNTPNLVVVCESPTSEEEMRAIFKDIDDVIRTEPGVGEYDQTI
- a CDS encoding phosphoribosylanthranilate isomerase is translated as MPSHINVKICGVTRPVDVAAVADAGARYMGLVFFPKSPRFVTLEKAAELSAVAPVGLCKVALVVNPTDAELDAITESVPLDMLQLHGSETPERVSEIKVRYGLPVMKAIGVGSADDLAALDIYGQVADQLLVDTKPPKDAVLPGGNGLAFDWSLVAGRRWPVPWMLAGGLNADTVREAIRVTGATQVDLSSAVESSPGVKDAGLIHAFCKAALAD
- a CDS encoding lipopolysaccharide assembly protein LapA domain-containing protein; the protein is MRYVRYLCIAVFAIALISVALANRGLVTLQVLPSEVAGWFAVTPQIQLPLFLVILGSIVAGLLVGFIWEWIREYGERAEKARLARETRRLEREIARLKGEKHQGKDDVLALLDEAG